A part of Perca fluviatilis chromosome 15, GENO_Pfluv_1.0, whole genome shotgun sequence genomic DNA contains:
- the LOC120575278 gene encoding BUD13 homolog, translating to MDTAHLLLILLHSTAFKYQPDFPLPAGLLLTTESSAANYHGTHWNIFSAAALRNRSQHPFSQPSHLRTQHPFCQPSPPQTQHPFCQPSPPRTQHPFCQPSHLRTQHPFCKPSPPRTQHPFCQPSPPRTQHPFCKPSPPRTQHPFCQPSHLRTQHPTASPLLSLTLSPLRLPSVTVVWQ from the exons CGCACCTACTACTCATCCTGCTTCATTCAACTGCCTTCAAATACCAGCCTGACTTTCCTCTCCCTGCCGGATTGTTGCTTACCACTGA ATCATCTGCTGCCAATTACCACGGCACGCACTGGAACATCTTTTCTGCAGCTGCACTGAGGAACAGATCCCAGCACCCCTTCAGCCAGcccagccatcttcggacccagcaccccttCTGCCAGCCCAGCCCTCCtcagacccagcaccccttCTGCCAGCCCAGCCCTcctcggacccagcaccccttCTGCCAGcccagccatcttcggacccagcaccccttCTGCAAGCCCAGCCCTcctcggacccagcaccccttCTGCCAGCCCAGCCCTcctcggacccagcaccccttCTGCAAGCCCAGCCCTcctcggacccagcaccccttCTGCCAGCCCAGCCATCTTCGGACTCAGCACCCCACTGCTAGCCCG CTTCTCTCTCTCACGCTCAGTCCACTGCGGCTTCCTTCGGTCACCGTGGTATGGCAGTAA